A stretch of Cicer arietinum cultivar CDC Frontier isolate Library 1 chromosome 5, Cicar.CDCFrontier_v2.0, whole genome shotgun sequence DNA encodes these proteins:
- the LOC101496104 gene encoding uncharacterized protein, producing MQKVIHRSTCSLPIPILTLSATCIPLLTKPSHFTTMASSSPSNSAALSFSLKNTLYSSSSSFRYSKVCYVRRCFCPTLTLTRHTTTIINKTLPCLLNNNSSNSLQSSSSSSSHDTEDEQQQGTTGDNSTSSSSSSTATFRLNRRQKASSSSSPISSSNPDLLAIPGVGPRNFKKLVRKGIEGVAQLKQLYKDKFFGKSSDQMVEYLRSSVGIIHKNHAESITTFIKKSVDEELDDSSSGKQPLQKKRLTFCVEGNISVGKTTFLQRIANETIELRDLVEVVPEPIGKWQDVGPDHFNILDAFYAEPQRYAYTFQNYVFVTRVMQERESSIGVKPLRLMERSVFSDRMVFVRAVHEANWMNEMEISIYDSWFDPVVSSLPGLIPDGFIYLRASPDTCHKRMKLRKRDEEGGVSLEYLRGLHEKHESWLFPFQSGNHGVLSVNKLPHHVDNSLHPDIRDRVFYLEGDHMHSSIQKVPALILDCEPNIDFTKDIEAKREYARQVAEFFEFVKKQQVQSGEGEKNSQGQPQVLLPHEGNLWLPGGKAFPRPPLDFRRAMSFMSGSG from the exons ATGCAGAAAGTGATACACCGCTCAACTTGTTCACTTCCCATTCCTATTCTCACTCTCTCCGCTACTTGTATCCCTCTCTTAACTAAACCCTCTCACTTTACAACAATGGCTTCATCATCGCCGTCTAATTCTGCTGCTCTTTCATTTTCTCTCAAAAATACCCTCtattcttcctcttcttcttttcGCTACTCCAAGGTTTGTTATGTTCGTAGATGTTTTTGCCCAACTCTAACCCTAACACGCCACACCACTACTATCATTAACAAAACCCTTCCTTGCCTTCTCAATAACAACTCTTCAAATTCCTTACaatcctcttcttcttcttcttctcatgACACTGAAGATGAACAACAACAGGGTACCACAGGGGATAACTCCAcctcctcttcttcttcttccactgCCACCTTCAGACTTAATAGGAGGCAAaaggcttcttcttcttcttctcccaTTTCATCTTCTAATCCTGATTTGTTGGCTATTCCTGGTGTGGGtcccagaaatttcaaaaaactcGTTCGGAAAGGTATTGAAGGTGTCGCTCAACTCAAACAACTTTACAAAGATAAG TTCTTTGGAAAATCTAGTGACCAGATGGTTGAGTATCTGCGGAGCTCTGTTGGAATTATTCACAAGAACCATGCTGAAAGTATAACTACTTTCATTAAAAAGAGTGTTGATGAAGAATTAGATGATAGTTCCTCTGGGAAGCAGCCACTCCAGAAGAAGCGACTTACATTCTGTGTTGAAGGTAATATCAGTGTTGGCAAAACTACCTTCCTTCAGAGAATAGCCAATGAAACTATTGAACTGCGTGATCTTGTTGAGGTGGTTCCTGAACCCATTGGCAAGTGGCAGGATGTTGGACCTGACCACTTCAATATCTTGGATGCTTTTTATGCTGAGCCCCAGAGGTATGCCTACACCTTTCAGAACTACGTCTTTGTTACTAGGGTGATGCAGGAAAGAGAGTCTTCTATTGGAGTCAAACCTCTTCGATTGATGGAGAGGAGTGTTTTCAGTGACAGGATG gtttttgtacgagctGTTCATGAAGCCAATTGGATGAATGAGATGGAGATCAGCATTTATGACTCTTGGTTTGATCCTGTTGTGTCCTCCTTGCCTGGCCTTATTCCTGATGGTTTTATCTATCTCAGAGCAAGTCCTGATACTTGCCATAAGAGAATGAAGTTAAGGAAGAGAGATGAAGAAGGTGGAGTCAGCCTAGAATATCTCCGCGGCCTACACGAAAAGCATGAGAGCTGGTTATTCCCCTTCCAAAGTGGTAATCATGGAGTATTATCGGTCAATAAGCTTCCCCATCATGTCGATAACTCTTTACACCCTGATATAAGAGACCGTGTATTTTATCTGGAGGGCGACCACATGCATTCCAGCATTCAGAAG GTTCCTGCATTGATTCTGGACTGTGAACCCAATATTGATTTCACCAAGGATATTGAAGCCAAGAGGGA ATATGCGCGCCAAGTTGCAGAGTTTTTTGAGTTTGTCAAGAAACAGCAAGTTCAATCCGGGGAAGGTGAGAAAAATAGCCAGGGACAACCACAGGTGCTGCTACCTCATGAAGGTAACCTGTGGCTACCAGGTGGAAAAGCTTTTCCTCGTCCCCCCTTGGACTTCAGAAGGGCAATGTCATTTATGTCTGGTAGTGGCTGA
- the LOC101496436 gene encoding putative methylesterase 12, chloroplastic isoform X1, whose product MGNRFICMTKKESKDVVGSRSKRMNSSSSRSQRKLVTEEELHLQALSMALQQHQLSQRFEGSMSRRIGASTSSRRRTLPESLSLNKQDPEFLVNIKTKKFVLIHGEGFGAWCWYKTVALLEEVGLQPVALDLTGSGIDLTDSNTVTTLAEYSKPLTDYLENLPEDEKVILVGHSIGGACISYALEHYLHKISKAIFLCATMMTDGQRPFDVFADQLGSAEQFMQESKFLIHANGKEKPPTGFMFEKEQMKGLYFNQSPTKDVALAMVSMRHSPIGPIMEKLCLSPDKYGTARRFYIQTLDDRALSPDVQEKLVRENPPEGVFKIKGSDHCPFFSKPQSLHKILVEIAQIP is encoded by the exons atgggTAATCGTTTTATATGCATGACAAAAAAAGAGTCCAAAGATGTTGTTGGATCAAGAAGCAAGAGAATgaatagtagtagtagtagatCACAGAGGAAATTAGTAACTGAAGAAGAATTGCATCTTCAAGCATTATCTATGGCACTTCAACAACATCAATTGTCTCAAAGGTTTGAAGGTTCTATGTCTAGAAGAATTGGTGCTTCAACTAGCTCTAGAAGACGCACTTTACCTGAATCTCTCTCACTCAACAAACAG GATCCAGAATTTCTGGTGAACATTAAAACAAAGAAGTTTGTCTTGATCCATGGAGAAGGTTTCGGAGCATGGTGTTGGTACAAGACTGTTGCCCTTCTAGAAGAAGTAGGACTGCAGCCTGTTGCCTTAGATCTTACAGGATCTGGAATTGATCTCACAGATAGCAATACTGTCACTACATTAGCAGAATATTCAAAACCTTTAACTGATTATCTTGAAAACCTTCCCGAGGACGAAAAG GTTATTCTTGTTGGTCATAGCATTGGTGGTGCTTGCATTTCTTATGCATTGGAACACTATCTACATAAGATCTCAAAAGCGATTTTCCTTTGTGCTACAATGATGACCGATGGCCAAAGGCCCTTTGATGTTTTTGCTGATCAG CTAGGATCTGCTGAACAGTTTATGCAAGAATCAAAGTTTCTGATCCATGCTAATGGTAAAGAAAAGCCCCCAACAGGATTTATGTTTGAGAAAGAGCAGATGAAAGGCTTGTATTTTAACCAATCCCCGACAAAG GATGTTGCTTTAGCCATGGTTTCAATGAGACATAGCCCTATCGGTCCAATCATGGAGAAGCTGTGTTTATCTCCAGACAAATATGGCACTGCTCGCCGTTTCTACATTCAAACGCTGGATGATCGCGCTCTCTCACCTGATGTCCAAGAGAAGCTAGTAAGGGAAAATCCACCTGAAGGAGTTTTCAAAATCAAAGGCAGTGACCACTGTCCATTCTTCTCCAAGCCACAATCTCTCCACAAAATTTTAGTGGAAATAGCTCAAATTCCGTAG
- the LOC101496436 gene encoding putative methylesterase 12, chloroplastic isoform X2, translating into MCFYLKLFFLSIIGTFFSSSYLESIVKRYLSRGTIRVVTCFMFGLKFCWKSLTIYSKDPEFLVNIKTKKFVLIHGEGFGAWCWYKTVALLEEVGLQPVALDLTGSGIDLTDSNTVTTLAEYSKPLTDYLENLPEDEKVILVGHSIGGACISYALEHYLHKISKAIFLCATMMTDGQRPFDVFADQLGSAEQFMQESKFLIHANGKEKPPTGFMFEKEQMKGLYFNQSPTKDVALAMVSMRHSPIGPIMEKLCLSPDKYGTARRFYIQTLDDRALSPDVQEKLVRENPPEGVFKIKGSDHCPFFSKPQSLHKILVEIAQIP; encoded by the exons ATGTGTTTTTATCTaaagttatttttcttaagCATTATTGGAacatttttctcttcttcctatTTAGAGTCTATAGTGAAGAGGTATCTATCTAGGGGGACAATTAGGGTTGTTACTTGTTTCATGTTTGGACTCAAATTTTGTTGGAAGTCACTCACCATCTATTCTAAG GATCCAGAATTTCTGGTGAACATTAAAACAAAGAAGTTTGTCTTGATCCATGGAGAAGGTTTCGGAGCATGGTGTTGGTACAAGACTGTTGCCCTTCTAGAAGAAGTAGGACTGCAGCCTGTTGCCTTAGATCTTACAGGATCTGGAATTGATCTCACAGATAGCAATACTGTCACTACATTAGCAGAATATTCAAAACCTTTAACTGATTATCTTGAAAACCTTCCCGAGGACGAAAAG GTTATTCTTGTTGGTCATAGCATTGGTGGTGCTTGCATTTCTTATGCATTGGAACACTATCTACATAAGATCTCAAAAGCGATTTTCCTTTGTGCTACAATGATGACCGATGGCCAAAGGCCCTTTGATGTTTTTGCTGATCAG CTAGGATCTGCTGAACAGTTTATGCAAGAATCAAAGTTTCTGATCCATGCTAATGGTAAAGAAAAGCCCCCAACAGGATTTATGTTTGAGAAAGAGCAGATGAAAGGCTTGTATTTTAACCAATCCCCGACAAAG GATGTTGCTTTAGCCATGGTTTCAATGAGACATAGCCCTATCGGTCCAATCATGGAGAAGCTGTGTTTATCTCCAGACAAATATGGCACTGCTCGCCGTTTCTACATTCAAACGCTGGATGATCGCGCTCTCTCACCTGATGTCCAAGAGAAGCTAGTAAGGGAAAATCCACCTGAAGGAGTTTTCAAAATCAAAGGCAGTGACCACTGTCCATTCTTCTCCAAGCCACAATCTCTCCACAAAATTTTAGTGGAAATAGCTCAAATTCCGTAG
- the LOC140920245 gene encoding B3 domain-containing transcription factor VRN1-like gives MKSRRRSCVRSTASAEEKKSKHFMKAILPSPIHQNQIRIPDEFIRRFGNELSNVATITVPDGSIWKFTLNKCGKDVFFSNNWQQFTQYYDIGYGSYLSFKYKGNSKFSVIIFDATSVEICYPSTNEEPNIKSPSPNPGPKKRSKVDTTEKNHETKFIYASKRAKDAANQFYPKNPFFRSTLNKNRYTYVASNFAEKYLLPKVPIKLQNSHGQQWEVSCVFNMGRTFGMRITGGFCKFQRDNNLSLGDTCVYELIKTKPVVVLLVTEFRADHYLH, from the exons ATGAAGTCTCGCCGGAGAAGTTGTGTCCGATCAACGGCGTCGGCGGAGGAGaagaaatcaaaacattttatgaAGGCCATTCTTCCGTCACCCATTCATCAGAACCAAATT AGAATTCCAGATGAATTTATAAGAAGATTTGGAAATGAACTCAGTAATGTTGCTACAATTACTGTTCCTGATGGTTCTATTTGGAAATTCACACTCAACAAATGCGGCAAAGATGTTTTcttttccaacaattggcaACAATTCACACAATACTATGATATAGGATATGGTTCCTACCTGTCTTTCAAATATAAAGGGAATTCTAAGTTTAGTGTTATTATATTTGATGCAACTTCTGTTGAAATTTGTTATCCAAGTACTAATGAAGAACCAAACATAAAGTCTCCTAGTCCTAATCCTGGTCCTAAGAAAAGGTCCAAGGTTGACACAACTGAGAAGAATCATGAGACTAAATTCATATATGCTTCTAAAAGAGCAAAGGATGCTGCCAATCAGTTCTACCCGAAAAACCCGTTTTTTCGgtcaacattaaataaaaatagatataca TATGTTGCTTCTAATTTTGCTGAAAAGTATCTTCTGCCGAAGGTTCCTATCAAGCTCCAAAATTCTCATGGACAGCAGTGGGAAGTTTCTTGTGTATTCAATATGGGCAGAACATTCGGAATGAGGATAACAGGTGGATTTTGTAAATTTCAAAGGGATAACAATCTGTCATTGGGAGATACTTGCGTGTATGAGCTGATCAAGACGAAGCCGGTGGTCGTGTTACTAGTCACAGAGTTTCGTGCGGATCACTATCTCCATTAA
- the LOC101496766 gene encoding putative B3 domain-containing protein Os03g0621600 isoform X2 — translation MQPRQSCVRSSAAEEKKKSKHFMKAILPSPIHATQLRIPDEFITRFGNELNNVTTITVPDGCIWKITLNKCGKDVFFQNNWQEFTEYYSIGYGSYLDFKYKGKSKFNVIIFDSTSVEICYPSTNEEPNIKCPRKISKVETSDKNHGTEFNSASKRAKDAAFFRSTFIKNRYPYVHSDFASKYLKPNVPFKLQNCHGQQWKVFCALQEAGKSAMRITRGFRKFARENNLSCRKEYEFKLIKRKPVVVLQPCRRRCVGSSVEKEVRESKHFKKAILPSPFHANKIRIPDEFIKRFGNELNNVATIMVPDGRVWEIGLENCDEDVFFCNNWREFSEYYSIEYGCYLTFKYKGNSKFSVVIFDATSVEICYPFKDANEEPNTKCLSDDSVVEINDATDLPSENQVSKNPSFKSTIKARRLVSEDFSF, via the exons ATGCAGCCTCGCCAGAGTTGTGTCCGGTCATCGGCAGCGGAGGagaaaaagaaatcaaaacattttatgaAGGCCATTCTTCCCTCACCTATTCATGCTACTCAACTA AGAATTCCAGATGAATTTATAACAAGATTTGGGAATGAACTCAACAATGTTACTACAATTACTGTTCCTGATGGTTGTATTTGGAAAATCACACTCAACAAATGCGGCAAAGACGTTTTCTTCCAAAACAATTGGCAAGAATTCACAGAATACTATTCAATAGGTTATGGTTCATATTTAGATTTCAAGTATAAAGGGAAATCTAAGTTTAATGTCATTATATTTGATTCAACTTCTGTTGAGATTTGCTATCCAAGTACTAATGAAGAACCAAACATAAAGTGTCCTAGGAAAATATCCAAGGTTGAAACAAGTGACAAGAATCATGGGACTGAATTCAACTCTGCTTCTAAAAGAGCAAAGGATGCTGCTTTTTTTCGTTCAACATTCATTAAAAACAGATATCCG TATGTTCATTCTGATTTTGCTTCAAAGTATCTGAAGCCAAATGTTCCATTCAAGCTCCAAAATTGTCATGGACAGCAATGGAAAGTATTTTGTGCATTGCAAGAAGCTGGAAAATCGGCAATGCGAATAACGAGGGGATTCAGAAAATTTGCAAGGGAAAACAATCTGTCATGTAGAAAGGAATATGAGTTTAAGCTGATCAAGAGGAAGCCTGTTGTTGTGCTACAA CCTTGCCGGCGAAGGTGTGTCGGGTCATCGGTGGAGAAGGAAGTTAGGgaatcaaaacattttaaaaaggCCATACTTCCCTCACCCTTTCATGCCAACAAAATT AGAATTCCAGATGAATTTATAAAACGATTTGGAAATGAACTCAACAATGTTGCTACAATTATGGTTCCCGATGGTCGTGTTTGGGAAATAGGACTCGAGAATTGTGACGAGGACGTTTTCTTTTGCAACAATTGGCGAGAATTCTCCGAATACTATTCTATAGAATATGGTTGCTACCTGACTTTCAAATATAAAGGGAATTCAAAGTTTAGTGTTGTCATATTTGATGCAACTTCTGTTGAAATTTGCTATCCATTCAAAGATGCAAATGAAGAACCAAACACAAAGTGTCTTAGTGATGATTCTGTGGTTGAAATCAATGATGCTACTGATTTACCAAGTGAGAATCAAGTGTCAAAAAACCCTTCTTTTAAATCAACCATCAAGGCACGTCGTCTGGTGAGTGaggattttagtttttaa
- the LOC101496766 gene encoding putative B3 domain-containing protein Os03g0621600 isoform X3, with the protein MKAILPSPIHATQLRIPDEFITRFGNELNNVTTITVPDGCIWKITLNKCGKDVFFQNNWQEFTEYYSIGYGSYLDFKYKGKSKFNVIIFDSTSVEICYPSTNEEPNIKCPRKISKVETSDKNHGTEFNSASKRAKDAAFFRSTFIKNRYPYVHSDFASKYLKPNVPFKLQNCHGQQWKVFCALQEAGKSAMRITRGFRKFARENNLSCRKEYEFKLIKRKPVVVLQVTTSCTPCRRRCVGSSVEKEVRESKHFKKAILPSPFHANKIRIPDEFIKRFGNELNNVATIMVPDGRVWEIGLENCDEDVFFCNNWREFSEYYSIEYGCYLTFKYKGNSKFSVVIFDATSVEICYPFKDANEEPNTKCLSDDSVVEINDATDLPSENQVSKNPSFKSTIKARRLVSEDFSF; encoded by the exons atgaAGGCCATTCTTCCCTCACCTATTCATGCTACTCAACTA AGAATTCCAGATGAATTTATAACAAGATTTGGGAATGAACTCAACAATGTTACTACAATTACTGTTCCTGATGGTTGTATTTGGAAAATCACACTCAACAAATGCGGCAAAGACGTTTTCTTCCAAAACAATTGGCAAGAATTCACAGAATACTATTCAATAGGTTATGGTTCATATTTAGATTTCAAGTATAAAGGGAAATCTAAGTTTAATGTCATTATATTTGATTCAACTTCTGTTGAGATTTGCTATCCAAGTACTAATGAAGAACCAAACATAAAGTGTCCTAGGAAAATATCCAAGGTTGAAACAAGTGACAAGAATCATGGGACTGAATTCAACTCTGCTTCTAAAAGAGCAAAGGATGCTGCTTTTTTTCGTTCAACATTCATTAAAAACAGATATCCG TATGTTCATTCTGATTTTGCTTCAAAGTATCTGAAGCCAAATGTTCCATTCAAGCTCCAAAATTGTCATGGACAGCAATGGAAAGTATTTTGTGCATTGCAAGAAGCTGGAAAATCGGCAATGCGAATAACGAGGGGATTCAGAAAATTTGCAAGGGAAAACAATCTGTCATGTAGAAAGGAATATGAGTTTAAGCTGATCAAGAGGAAGCCTGTTGTTGTGCTACAAGTTACTACATCTTGCACG CCTTGCCGGCGAAGGTGTGTCGGGTCATCGGTGGAGAAGGAAGTTAGGgaatcaaaacattttaaaaaggCCATACTTCCCTCACCCTTTCATGCCAACAAAATT AGAATTCCAGATGAATTTATAAAACGATTTGGAAATGAACTCAACAATGTTGCTACAATTATGGTTCCCGATGGTCGTGTTTGGGAAATAGGACTCGAGAATTGTGACGAGGACGTTTTCTTTTGCAACAATTGGCGAGAATTCTCCGAATACTATTCTATAGAATATGGTTGCTACCTGACTTTCAAATATAAAGGGAATTCAAAGTTTAGTGTTGTCATATTTGATGCAACTTCTGTTGAAATTTGCTATCCATTCAAAGATGCAAATGAAGAACCAAACACAAAGTGTCTTAGTGATGATTCTGTGGTTGAAATCAATGATGCTACTGATTTACCAAGTGAGAATCAAGTGTCAAAAAACCCTTCTTTTAAATCAACCATCAAGGCACGTCGTCTGGTGAGTGaggattttagtttttaa
- the LOC101496766 gene encoding putative B3 domain-containing protein Os03g0621600 isoform X1, with protein sequence MQPRQSCVRSSAAEEKKKSKHFMKAILPSPIHATQLRIPDEFITRFGNELNNVTTITVPDGCIWKITLNKCGKDVFFQNNWQEFTEYYSIGYGSYLDFKYKGKSKFNVIIFDSTSVEICYPSTNEEPNIKCPRKISKVETSDKNHGTEFNSASKRAKDAAFFRSTFIKNRYPYVHSDFASKYLKPNVPFKLQNCHGQQWKVFCALQEAGKSAMRITRGFRKFARENNLSCRKEYEFKLIKRKPVVVLQVTTSCTPCRRRCVGSSVEKEVRESKHFKKAILPSPFHANKIRIPDEFIKRFGNELNNVATIMVPDGRVWEIGLENCDEDVFFCNNWREFSEYYSIEYGCYLTFKYKGNSKFSVVIFDATSVEICYPFKDANEEPNTKCLSDDSVVEINDATDLPSENQVSKNPSFKSTIKARRLVSEDFSF encoded by the exons ATGCAGCCTCGCCAGAGTTGTGTCCGGTCATCGGCAGCGGAGGagaaaaagaaatcaaaacattttatgaAGGCCATTCTTCCCTCACCTATTCATGCTACTCAACTA AGAATTCCAGATGAATTTATAACAAGATTTGGGAATGAACTCAACAATGTTACTACAATTACTGTTCCTGATGGTTGTATTTGGAAAATCACACTCAACAAATGCGGCAAAGACGTTTTCTTCCAAAACAATTGGCAAGAATTCACAGAATACTATTCAATAGGTTATGGTTCATATTTAGATTTCAAGTATAAAGGGAAATCTAAGTTTAATGTCATTATATTTGATTCAACTTCTGTTGAGATTTGCTATCCAAGTACTAATGAAGAACCAAACATAAAGTGTCCTAGGAAAATATCCAAGGTTGAAACAAGTGACAAGAATCATGGGACTGAATTCAACTCTGCTTCTAAAAGAGCAAAGGATGCTGCTTTTTTTCGTTCAACATTCATTAAAAACAGATATCCG TATGTTCATTCTGATTTTGCTTCAAAGTATCTGAAGCCAAATGTTCCATTCAAGCTCCAAAATTGTCATGGACAGCAATGGAAAGTATTTTGTGCATTGCAAGAAGCTGGAAAATCGGCAATGCGAATAACGAGGGGATTCAGAAAATTTGCAAGGGAAAACAATCTGTCATGTAGAAAGGAATATGAGTTTAAGCTGATCAAGAGGAAGCCTGTTGTTGTGCTACAAGTTACTACATCTTGCACG CCTTGCCGGCGAAGGTGTGTCGGGTCATCGGTGGAGAAGGAAGTTAGGgaatcaaaacattttaaaaaggCCATACTTCCCTCACCCTTTCATGCCAACAAAATT AGAATTCCAGATGAATTTATAAAACGATTTGGAAATGAACTCAACAATGTTGCTACAATTATGGTTCCCGATGGTCGTGTTTGGGAAATAGGACTCGAGAATTGTGACGAGGACGTTTTCTTTTGCAACAATTGGCGAGAATTCTCCGAATACTATTCTATAGAATATGGTTGCTACCTGACTTTCAAATATAAAGGGAATTCAAAGTTTAGTGTTGTCATATTTGATGCAACTTCTGTTGAAATTTGCTATCCATTCAAAGATGCAAATGAAGAACCAAACACAAAGTGTCTTAGTGATGATTCTGTGGTTGAAATCAATGATGCTACTGATTTACCAAGTGAGAATCAAGTGTCAAAAAACCCTTCTTTTAAATCAACCATCAAGGCACGTCGTCTGGTGAGTGaggattttagtttttaa